The following coding sequences are from one Salvia hispanica cultivar TCC Black 2014 chromosome 3, UniMelb_Shisp_WGS_1.0, whole genome shotgun sequence window:
- the LOC125212058 gene encoding uncharacterized protein LOC125212058 has translation MNINLSKTTKMEFDTGYRKGNSGRSTSPKKPNETMKVLVTIAVGMLFGFFLGMSFPSLSLTRLNITTALIHDFVIIGDKSTAISAQDNTNSTASNQNTTDVSKIWVPSNPKGAERLPPGIVESESDFYLRRLWGKPSEDLTSKPKYLVTFTVGYDQRNNIDLAVKKFSENFTILLFHYDGRTSEWEEFEWSKRAIHVSAIKQTKWWYAKRFLHPDIVAAYDYIFIWDEDLGVEHFDAEEYIKLVRKYDLEISQPGLEPNRGTTWQMTKRRGGQDVHKITEEKPGWCSDPHLPPCAAFVEIMAPVFSRDVWRCVWHMIQNDLVHGWGLDLALRRCVEPAHERIGVVDAQWIVHQTVPSLGNQGQAEEGKAPWQGVRQRCKKEWEMFRNRMENAEKAYYNSINSTEHT, from the exons ATGAACATCAATCTTTctaaaactacaaaaatggaatTCGATACCGGGTACAGAAAGGGGAATTCCGGGCGCAG CACGTCGCCTAAAAAGCCAAATGAGACGATGAAGGTGCTTGTTACCATAGCTGTCGGGATGCTGTTTGGCTTCTTCTTAGGAATGTCATTTCCATCATTGTCATTAACAAGG CTAAATATTACAACTGCTCTTATTCACGACTTTGTAATAATTGGAGACAAAAGTACAGCTATCTCTGCACAAGACAATACGAATAGCACAGCCAGCAATCAAAACACGACAGATGTCTCAAAG ATCTGGGTTCCATCAAATCCGAAAGGTGCAGAGCGGTTGCCTCCTGGTATTGTTGAATCAGAATCAGACTTTTATCTACGGAGACTTTGGGGAAAACCTAGTGAG GACTTGACCAGCAAACCAAAGTATCTTGTCACCTTTACTGTTGGTTATGATCAAAGGAATAACATTGATTTAGCAGTGAAAAAG TTCTCGGAGAACTTTACCATCCTTTTGTTTCATTATGATGGAAGAACAAGTGAATGGGAAGAGTTTGAGTGGTCAAAACGAGCTATTCATGTTAGTGctataaaacaaacaaaatg GTGGTATGCTAAAAGGTTTCTGCATCCCGATATTGTTGCTGCATAtgattacatatttatttggGATGAAGACCTAGGGGTTGAACATTTTGATGCAGAAGA GTATATAAAACTCGTGAGGAAGTATGATCTAGAAATTTCACAGCCGGGTTTGGAACCTAACAGGGGTACAACATGGCAGATGACAAAAAGAAGAGGCGGCCAAGACGTTCACAA GATAACAGAGGAGAAGCCGGGTTGGTGTTCCGACCCCCATTTGCCTCCCTGTGCAGC TTTTGTAGAAATCATGGCTCCTGTATTTTCACGAGATGTATGGCGCTGCGTTTGGCACATGATTCAG AACGACTTGGTGCATGGATGGGGACTGGACCTGGCCCTCCGAAGATGTGTTGAG CCTGCTCATGAGAGAATCGGAGTGGTAGATGCTCAGTGGATTGTCCATCAAACAGTTCCTTCACTAGGAAACCAG GGCCAAGCAGAAGAGGGGAAGGCTCCGTGGCAAGGG GTGAGACAGAGGTGTAAAAAAGAGTGGGAGATGTTCAGAAATCGAATGGAGAATGCAGAAAAGGCTTATTACAATTCCATTAACTCGACAGAGCATACATAG